The Primulina huaijiensis isolate GDHJ02 chromosome 12, ASM1229523v2, whole genome shotgun sequence genome has a window encoding:
- the LOC140989460 gene encoding protein FAR1-RELATED SEQUENCE 5-like has protein sequence MEVTKLKDLRLNVEKKLDSTIEEFEKKLNVGQTIKSIDDAYLLYCEYAQTKGFSARKGKEAYFSGSKDLYMKEFECSSQGIKDEKRSANNNRPVYQNLETRTNCKARLRIRRKKNENWRVTIFEIEHNHEMVDESQRYLLRSACKVSYAQGETLRVMSEAGIKPSSALSYMEKESHGVENLGFIRKDAYNYLNYVTKGHSRVENGDAFELIQYFKTKSNDEDLFYWDVQMDENGHLSNFFFRDSRARIDYEYFGDVLSFDTTYRTNKYNLICAPFVGINHHMDNVMFGLAFMSDETETSFKWLFKSFLESMGGKQPETIFTNQCQAMMNAIESVFPSSQHRLCQWHISKNALSHLGHLNTNQAFKGMFMKCMQSCDSEEEFEGVWTKMIHDFALENHSWLRGMYKIRRKWSTSFHNYRFCAGLKATSRSECTNSILKDGGKKTFTLFEFVKRFQEIQKRWRIKESEEDYKCRHKFPAILVKNQSLLRHAAYVYTLEVYKIFEKELVNSLDIEFDSLPSFMGNPLEFAIRSLGQSTRIRNVTLDVETNEIKCTYHYXLGFQREEKER, from the coding sequence ATGGAGGTGACAAAGCTGAAAGATTTGAGACTGAATGTTGAGAAGAAACTTGATTCTACAATTGAAGAATTTGAGAAAAAGTTAAATGTTGGTCAAACTATTAAAAGTATTGACGATgcatatttattatattgtgAGTATGCACAGACGAAAGGTTTTAGTGCTCGGAAGGGAAAAGAAGCTTATTTCAGTGGTTCTAAAGATCTTTACATGAAAGAATTTGAATGCTCATCCCAAGGAATAAAGGATGAAAAACGGAGTGCAAATAATAATAGACCTGTGTATCAAAATTTAGAAACAAGAACCAATTGTAAGGCAAGACTTAGAATCCggaggaaaaaaaatgaaaattggagAGTCACCATTTTTGAGATTGAACATAATCATGAAATGGTTGATGAAAGTCAAAGATATTTGCTGCGATCGGCTTGTAAGGTTTCATATGCTCAAGGTGAAACTTTAAGAGTAATGTCAGAGGCCGGGATAAAACCTTCTAGTGCATTGTCATATATGGAAAAAGAGTCACACGGGGTGGAGAATTTAGGTTTCATTCGAAAAGATGCCTACAATTATCTGAATTATGTGACGAAGGGACACTCGAGGGTTGAAAATGGTGATGCTTTCGAATTGATACagtattttaaaactaaatcaaatgatgaagatttattttattgGGATGTCCAAATGGATGAAAATGGTCATCTGTCTAATTTTTTCTTCAGAGATAGCCGAGCTAGGATTGATTATGAATACTTTGGCGATGTGCTTTCTTTTGATACAACTTATCGTACTAAcaagtataatttaatatgcGCTCCTTTTGTCGGCATAAACCATCATATGGATAATGTGATGTTTGGGTTAGCTTTCATGTCTGATGAAACAGAGACTTCATTTAAGTGGTTGTTTAAATCATTTCTTGAATCTATGGGAGGAAAACAACCAGAAACAATTTTTACGAATCAGTGTCAAGCTATGATGAATGCTATTGAATCGGTGTTTCCTTCGTCACAACATCGTCTTTGCCAATGGCACATTTCAAAAAATGCTCTTTCGCATCTGGGTCATTTGAATACCAATCAAGCATTTAAGGGTATGTTTATGAAGTGTATGCAATCTTGTGActctgaagaagaatttgagGGAGTGTGGACAAAAATGATTCATGATTTTGCTCTTGAAAACCATTCGTGGCTAAGGGGAATGTACAAAATACGACGTAAATGGTCAACATCATTCCATAATTATAGATTTTGTGCTGGACTTAAGGCTACCTCTAGAAGTGAATGCACAAACTCTATTTTGAAAGATGGTGGAAAGAAAACTTTTACTCTTTTTGAATTTGTAAAGAGATTCCAAGAAATTCAAAAACGTTGGCGAATAAAAGAGAGTGAAGAAGACTACAAGTGTCGACATAAATTTCCTGCAATTTTGGTGAAAAATCAGTCATTGCTACGACATGCCGCATATGTTTACACACTTGAAGTctacaaaatatttgaaaaagaattgGTGAATTCTTTAGACATTGAGTTTGATAGTCTGCCTTCTTTCATGGGCAATCCACTTGAGTTTGCTATAAGATCACTTGGACAATCAACTAGGATTCGAAACGTCACACTAGATGTTGAAACTAATGAAATCAAATGCACTTATCATTATTTNCTGGGTTTCCAAAGGGAAGAAAAGGAAAGgtaa